In one window of Campylobacter coli DNA:
- the ruvA gene encoding Holliday junction branch migration protein RuvA — protein sequence MVVAIEGIITKKEPTFAIIKCASGLSYGVFISLFCAAKLETHQKYELFITQIIKEDSNKFYGFLDKDEQKMFEMLLKVNGVGASTAMAICSSLDVNSFYKALNLGDESVLKKVPGIGPKSAKRIIVELGDAKVQLESVSDDKSEALAALLSLGFKQDKILSVLSTCNGKDTSELIKEALKKLA from the coding sequence ATGGTTGTTGCCATCGAAGGAATAATCACAAAAAAAGAACCCACTTTTGCCATTATAAAATGTGCTAGTGGCTTAAGCTATGGAGTTTTTATCTCACTTTTTTGCGCTGCTAAGCTTGAAACTCATCAAAAATATGAGCTTTTCATCACTCAAATCATCAAAGAAGATTCTAATAAATTCTATGGTTTTTTAGATAAAGATGAGCAAAAAATGTTTGAAATGCTTTTAAAAGTAAATGGAGTGGGCGCAAGTACTGCGATGGCTATATGCTCAAGTTTGGATGTAAATTCTTTTTATAAGGCTTTAAATTTGGGAGATGAAAGCGTACTTAAAAAAGTTCCAGGTATTGGTCCAAAAAGCGCCAAACGCATCATCGTAGAACTTGGAGATGCTAAAGTACAACTTGAAAGCGTGAGTGATGATAAAAGCGAAGCTTTGGCTGCTTTGCTTTCTTTGGGATTTAAACAGGATAAAATATTAAGCGTTTTAAGTACTTGCAACGGAAAAGATACAAGCGAACTTATCAAAGAAGCACTAAAAAAACTAGCATAA
- a CDS encoding flagellar assembly protein A, translating to MALDEKIISYTENPSRELLSVASRTNIALNELDFHLLAFSTQYRLENAEWVKIAEKDLVLFEKDEMFLKEDLQIKQEYKIEIFHQTSQDKTANAIKLIANKNLTKIVAQINFNELKHHEKLAFELLQNIYKKMLKLKFLIGIRIFDFKKELIRICNEHKKNALNKTLQINVAKGIEPIQSQDEALVLLYKEKAKDYTIDEKRSGIIVVDENEVVLRYNKFKQGKEGKDLNLHTLKVIDANQNKIKFNCSSLAFKAVEYEDYTEYLALKKGYVIEDQDKFDIGTLLEFNNKVDFKNIGIIRAGLDKNVKINIRFISDMQDAVNSGVGIECEELNITGSVGSNTNLKATRMRIEGTTHTKSKIYAKEAYIKTHRGFVQAEKLNIDLLEGGNVKAKEVRIKKSLGGVIEADRIYIEQLESNNSCVFYNNVVIERFEGENNKFHIKIKKMDKDYDQELLKIKNEILSLNHKISKLKQYILLNKNNVLDIEKKVLELKNQGQNIPNQYEKFLKNFSIQNANLNKLQNQEKGLLEYRKKIHDELLVLEEDLFKAKFINKSGKWSDMNEIRFSLLEPKEDVFYSSSTKENAKFIALKKIIQNNQEYIEIDKKLDYEEKDIEWLLPSKE from the coding sequence TTGGCTTTAGATGAGAAAATCATTTCCTATACTGAAAATCCTTCTCGCGAACTTTTATCTGTAGCTTCAAGAACTAATATCGCTTTAAATGAACTTGATTTTCATCTTTTAGCTTTTTCAACACAATATCGTCTTGAAAATGCCGAATGGGTAAAAATTGCAGAAAAAGATCTTGTTCTTTTTGAAAAAGATGAAATGTTTTTAAAAGAGGATTTGCAAATCAAACAAGAATATAAAATCGAAATTTTTCATCAAACAAGCCAAGATAAAACCGCTAATGCCATTAAGCTAATTGCCAATAAAAATTTAACAAAAATTGTTGCTCAAATTAATTTTAACGAACTAAAACATCATGAAAAATTAGCCTTTGAACTTTTGCAAAATATCTACAAAAAAATGTTGAAACTTAAGTTTTTAATAGGTATTCGCATATTTGATTTTAAAAAAGAACTCATCCGTATATGCAATGAGCACAAAAAAAATGCTTTAAATAAAACCTTACAAATCAATGTAGCCAAAGGTATTGAACCCATACAAAGCCAAGATGAAGCTTTGGTTTTGCTCTATAAAGAAAAGGCTAAAGATTACACCATAGATGAAAAACGCTCAGGAATCATAGTAGTTGATGAAAATGAAGTTGTATTAAGATATAATAAATTCAAACAAGGTAAAGAAGGAAAAGACTTAAATTTACATACTTTAAAAGTTATAGATGCCAACCAAAACAAAATCAAATTTAACTGCTCCTCATTGGCATTTAAGGCCGTAGAATACGAAGATTACACAGAATATTTAGCATTAAAAAAAGGCTATGTAATTGAAGATCAAGATAAATTTGATATTGGAACTTTGCTTGAATTTAATAATAAAGTTGATTTTAAAAATATAGGCATAATCCGCGCAGGATTGGATAAAAATGTAAAAATAAATATTAGATTTATATCCGATATGCAAGATGCTGTTAATTCAGGCGTAGGAATAGAATGCGAAGAACTCAATATCACAGGAAGTGTCGGAAGTAATACAAATTTAAAAGCTACAAGAATGAGAATTGAAGGCACTACGCACACAAAATCTAAAATTTACGCCAAAGAAGCCTATATAAAAACGCATCGCGGTTTTGTTCAAGCAGAAAAGCTAAACATAGATCTCTTAGAGGGTGGCAATGTAAAAGCTAAAGAAGTAAGGATTAAAAAAAGCTTAGGCGGAGTAATAGAAGCAGATAGAATTTATATAGAACAATTAGAAAGCAATAATTCATGTGTGTTTTACAATAATGTTGTCATAGAACGCTTTGAAGGTGAAAATAATAAATTTCATATTAAAATAAAAAAAATGGATAAAGACTACGATCAAGAGCTTTTAAAAATAAAAAATGAAATTTTATCCCTTAATCACAAAATAAGCAAACTCAAACAATACATTTTATTAAACAAAAACAATGTTTTAGATATAGAAAAAAAAGTCTTAGAGCTTAAAAATCAAGGGCAAAATATACCAAATCAATATGAGAAATTTTTGAAGAATTTTTCCATACAAAATGCAAATTTAAACAAACTTCAAAATCAAGAAAAAGGGCTTTTAGAATATAGAAAAAAAATCCATGATGAACTTTTAGTACTTGAGGAAGATTTATTTAAAGCCAAATTTATCAACAAAAGTGGAAAATGGAGCGATATGAATGAAATTAGATTTTCGCTTTTAGAGCCTAAGGAAGATGTTTTTTATTCTTCTTCCACTAAAGAAAATGCAAAATTTATAGCTTTGAAAAAAATCATACAAAATAACCAAGAGTATATAGAGATCGATAAAAAACTTGATTACGAAGAAAAGGATATAGAATGGTTGTTGCCATCGAAGGAATAA
- a CDS encoding alpha/beta hydrolase encodes MALANVIYNNDTYELSYEILNQDKKKSLLILHGWGANKELMKQAFSKNLNDFCQIYLDLPGFGNSSAPKSLYSQDYVNIIKEFLKEKKLDIDIFLGHSFGGKIAALLVLDFQKAQLVLLSNSGILAKKSFKVRFKIILFKFLKKLGLGKFYRYFASKDGANLNPLMYQTFKNVVDEDLSQTFAKIDNKSLIFWGIDDKATPLKSGETMHKLIKTSEFYPLEGDHFFFLKHSLFIANKIKENLC; translated from the coding sequence ATGGCGCTTGCAAATGTGATTTATAATAATGATACTTATGAGCTAAGTTATGAAATTTTAAATCAAGATAAGAAAAAATCTTTACTCATATTGCATGGATGGGGCGCAAACAAAGAGCTTATGAAGCAAGCTTTTTCTAAAAATTTAAATGATTTTTGTCAAATTTATCTAGATTTGCCTGGCTTTGGAAATTCAAGTGCGCCAAAAAGCCTTTATAGTCAAGATTATGTAAATATCATAAAAGAATTTTTAAAAGAAAAAAAACTCGATATTGATATTTTTCTAGGGCATTCTTTTGGTGGGAAAATAGCTGCTTTGCTTGTTTTGGATTTTCAAAAAGCTCAACTTGTTTTGCTTTCAAATTCAGGCATACTTGCAAAAAAATCTTTTAAAGTGCGTTTTAAAATCATACTGTTTAAATTTCTAAAAAAATTGGGTTTGGGTAAATTTTATCGTTATTTTGCAAGCAAAGATGGAGCAAACTTAAATCCTTTAATGTATCAAACTTTTAAAAATGTAGTGGATGAAGATCTTAGTCAAACTTTTGCCAAAATCGATAACAAAAGCCTTATTTTTTGGGGGATTGATGATAAAGCCACCCCTTTAAAAAGTGGAGAAACAATGCACAAGCTTATCAAAACTAGCGAATTTTATCCTTTAGAAGGGGATCATTTTTTCTTTTTAAAACATTCTTTATTTATAGCTAATAAAATCAAGGAAAACCTATGCTAA
- the murJ gene encoding murein biosynthesis integral membrane protein MurJ: protein MKSLVFKNFIINALGILFSRVLGLARDVLIALFLGAGIYSDIFFVALKMPAFFRRIFAEGAFGQSFLPNFVKARKKGAFCVSVMYQFSVIVFLFCLLVSFFSSFFTKLFAFGFSSDTIALASPLVAINFWYLFFIFLVTFLGAILNYRQKFFITSFSAALFNLSIVIAAFFVDKDAPQDTLYYFSYATVLSGVAQLILHLMVLRKNPVIRAMALSVKFRRAKAKLEGFYSNFFHGVLGSSATQISSLLDTTIASFLMTGSISYLYYANRVFQLPLALFAIALTQVSFPKILKHLKSDQENLALSFMQRALAVLSVLLIVSSIVGSVFALEISKLLFERGNFTHEDSIITAYVLIAYLVGLLPFGLQKLFSLWLYAKFKQKTAAFIAFKALLISALCSVLFIFLIKDESLKVIAVALSSSLSAFYLLVANIKEFGFKNFFALISFKFCFLMIIGLVVFTILLYGIKPYLIEALLWIVASVKGVF from the coding sequence ATGAAGAGTTTAGTGTTTAAAAATTTTATCATCAATGCTTTAGGAATTTTATTTTCTCGCGTTTTGGGTTTGGCGCGCGATGTGCTAATCGCCCTTTTTTTGGGAGCGGGAATTTATAGCGATATTTTTTTTGTAGCATTAAAAATGCCTGCTTTTTTTAGAAGAATTTTTGCCGAAGGGGCATTTGGACAAAGCTTTTTACCTAATTTTGTAAAAGCAAGGAAAAAAGGTGCTTTTTGTGTTAGCGTTATGTATCAATTTAGCGTTATAGTGTTTTTATTTTGTCTTTTAGTAAGCTTTTTTTCTTCATTTTTTACCAAGCTTTTTGCTTTTGGGTTTAGTTCTGACACCATAGCTTTAGCTTCTCCTTTGGTGGCGATTAATTTTTGGTATTTGTTTTTTATTTTTTTGGTTACCTTTTTAGGAGCGATTTTAAATTATAGACAAAAATTTTTCATCACTTCTTTTTCGGCGGCTTTGTTTAATCTAAGTATAGTTATAGCCGCATTTTTTGTTGATAAAGATGCTCCTCAAGATACGCTTTATTATTTTTCTTATGCGACTGTATTAAGCGGTGTGGCACAATTGATTTTGCATTTAATGGTATTGCGAAAAAATCCTGTAATACGCGCTATGGCATTAAGTGTGAAATTTAGACGAGCAAAAGCTAAACTAGAGGGTTTTTATAGCAATTTTTTTCATGGAGTTTTAGGCTCTTCTGCTACACAAATAAGCTCTTTGCTTGATACGACGATTGCAAGTTTTTTAATGACGGGCAGTATTTCTTATCTTTATTATGCAAACCGCGTTTTTCAGCTTCCTTTAGCTCTTTTTGCCATAGCCTTAACTCAAGTTTCTTTTCCTAAAATTTTAAAACATTTAAAAAGTGATCAAGAAAATTTAGCTTTAAGTTTTATGCAAAGAGCCTTGGCGGTTTTAAGTGTTTTGTTGATTGTTTCAAGTATTGTAGGTTCTGTATTTGCCTTAGAAATTTCAAAGCTTTTGTTTGAAAGAGGGAATTTTACTCACGAAGATAGTATTATCACAGCCTATGTTTTAATTGCTTATTTAGTAGGACTTTTGCCTTTTGGCTTGCAAAAATTATTTTCTTTATGGCTCTATGCTAAATTTAAACAAAAAACCGCCGCTTTTATCGCCTTTAAAGCTTTGCTTATCAGTGCTTTATGTTCTGTGCTTTTTATTTTTTTAATCAAAGATGAGAGTTTAAAGGTTATAGCTGTGGCGCTTTCAAGTTCTTTAAGTGCTTTTTATTTGCTTGTTGCCAATATCAAAGAATTTGGTTTTAAGAACTTTTTTGCTTTAATATCTTTTAAATTTTGTTTTTTAATGATTATAGGACTTGTTGTTTTTACAATTTTACTTTATGGGATCAAACCTTATCTTATAGAGGCTTTGTTGTGGATTGTTGCTAGTGTTAAAGGAGTGTTTTGA
- a CDS encoding D-alanine--D-alanine ligase, whose amino-acid sequence MKLAILFGGNSYEHEISIVSAVVLKKVINADLVFIFCDEKRKFYLIPSEKMNSKTFSSGAYQKEKELFLRQKAFCFKSLWSEKSLELDCVINLIHGRDGEDGKIASLLEFFDIKFIGPRVEASVLSFNKEFTKLYAQSVGVKTLDYQMLRKNQKQDFTAHFPCILKPARLGSSIGISIAKNEKELDYAKDVGFEFDTDILVEDFKSDIKEYNLAGCMIKDEFIFSIIEEPKKKEFLDFEQKYLSFSGHNELIEADLSEELKQKLKDNFAKIYNPLFKGALIRCDFFILDNEVYLNEINPNPGSLANYLFKDFNKIIEQLALNIESEKKIKITYEFLHSINGQKGKL is encoded by the coding sequence ATGAAACTAGCAATACTTTTTGGAGGAAATTCTTACGAACATGAAATCAGCATTGTAAGTGCTGTGGTATTAAAAAAAGTGATAAATGCGGATTTGGTATTTATTTTTTGCGATGAAAAGAGAAAATTTTATTTAATTCCTAGTGAAAAAATGAATTCTAAAACCTTTAGCAGCGGTGCTTATCAAAAAGAAAAAGAGTTGTTTTTAAGACAAAAGGCTTTTTGTTTTAAAAGCTTGTGGAGCGAAAAAAGCTTAGAATTAGATTGTGTGATCAACCTCATCCACGGAAGAGATGGAGAAGATGGAAAGATAGCTTCTTTGCTTGAATTTTTTGATATCAAATTCATAGGTCCTAGGGTTGAAGCAAGTGTTTTATCTTTTAATAAAGAGTTCACAAAACTTTATGCACAAAGTGTTGGGGTTAAAACTCTAGATTATCAAATGCTTAGAAAAAACCAAAAGCAAGATTTTACAGCTCATTTTCCTTGCATTTTAAAGCCTGCGCGACTTGGAAGTAGTATAGGAATCAGCATAGCTAAAAATGAAAAGGAATTGGATTATGCTAAAGATGTGGGCTTTGAATTTGATACTGATATTTTGGTAGAGGATTTTAAAAGTGATATCAAAGAGTACAATCTTGCAGGATGTATGATCAAAGATGAATTTATCTTTTCAATCATCGAAGAGCCAAAGAAAAAAGAATTTTTGGATTTTGAGCAAAAATATCTTAGTTTTTCAGGGCATAACGAACTTATCGAAGCTGATTTGAGCGAAGAATTGAAACAAAAACTTAAAGATAATTTTGCCAAAATTTACAATCCTTTATTTAAAGGTGCTTTAATCCGTTGTGATTTTTTCATCCTAGATAATGAAGTTTATCTAAATGAAATCAACCCAAATCCAGGCTCTTTAGCAAATTATCTTTTCAAGGATTTTAACAAAATTATAGAACAACTTGCTCTAAATATAGAAAGCGAAAAGAAGATTAAAATCACCTATGAATTTTTGCATTCTATTAATGGACAAAAAGGCAAATTATAA
- the murF gene encoding UDP-N-acetylmuramoyl-tripeptide--D-alanyl-D-alanine ligase: protein MLTNTLYFLNSLFFNFCVAFYLMSALQWYSYKFKRVFFHYHRPLWHLYFLFLPYFFFLTFPLYSLAYFALIHTPILYFWNKSIDKKLVFTSKVKWFFVFVFIYNTLFAILALRFSFLFNLFTLPFALISLKIFELFSNLYFKNKAKAKLQNNPQLKIILITASFGKTSIKNFLYELLKDDFKTYKTPRSVNTLLGIIADINTNLSDDTQIYIAEAGARVRGDIDVITRFLEPQICIVGEIGNAHLEYFKNIENTRNTKLEALNSKRLEKAFLHTSTQKSEDELILLYDDKLQDIQASLQGLEFKINLENKTHEFKSQILGDFNAQNLCACILCANYLGVKIEKIQKQVLKINSVEHRLQIISKEPKFIIDDGFNGNYKGMSASYKLCKSYKGRKVLVSPGIVEVDKDENIKLAKIINECFDLAIITAQVNADIFKKELEIKTIILKEKADLVKVLAKETQQGDLILFSNDAPSFM from the coding sequence ATGCTAACCAATACACTTTATTTTCTCAATTCTTTATTTTTTAATTTTTGTGTAGCTTTTTATCTTATGAGTGCCTTGCAATGGTATTCTTATAAATTCAAACGCGTATTTTTTCACTATCATAGACCTTTGTGGCATTTGTATTTTTTATTTTTGCCTTATTTTTTCTTTTTGACTTTTCCTTTGTATTCTTTAGCATATTTTGCACTTATTCATACTCCGATTTTGTATTTTTGGAACAAAAGCATAGATAAAAAACTCGTCTTTACAAGTAAGGTTAAATGGTTTTTTGTTTTTGTATTTATCTATAATACCCTTTTTGCCATACTTGCTTTGCGTTTTTCTTTTCTTTTTAATCTTTTTACCCTACCCTTTGCTCTTATAAGTCTTAAAATCTTTGAGTTATTTAGTAATTTATATTTTAAAAATAAAGCCAAAGCCAAACTTCAAAACAATCCACAGCTAAAAATCATACTCATTACTGCAAGTTTTGGAAAAACAAGTATTAAAAATTTCCTCTATGAGCTTTTAAAAGATGATTTTAAAACCTACAAAACGCCTCGCTCTGTAAATACCTTACTTGGCATTATCGCAGATATTAATACAAATTTAAGCGATGATACACAAATTTACATAGCAGAAGCAGGAGCTAGAGTAAGAGGCGATATTGATGTTATAACGCGTTTTTTAGAGCCTCAAATTTGCATTGTAGGAGAGATAGGAAATGCACATTTAGAGTATTTTAAAAATATAGAAAATACGCGAAACACTAAACTTGAAGCTTTAAATTCCAAAAGATTGGAAAAAGCTTTTTTGCATACTAGCACTCAAAAAAGTGAAGATGAGCTTATCTTACTTTACGATGATAAATTACAAGACATTCAAGCAAGTCTTCAAGGTTTGGAATTTAAAATCAATTTAGAAAATAAAACACATGAATTTAAAAGCCAAATTTTAGGGGATTTTAACGCTCAAAATCTTTGTGCTTGCATACTTTGTGCAAATTATCTAGGTGTAAAAATAGAAAAAATTCAAAAGCAAGTTTTAAAAATCAATTCAGTAGAGCATCGCTTGCAAATCATCTCTAAAGAACCTAAATTCATCATTGATGATGGTTTTAATGGAAATTATAAAGGTATGAGTGCAAGTTACAAACTTTGCAAAAGCTATAAAGGACGCAAGGTTTTAGTAAGCCCTGGTATAGTAGAAGTAGATAAAGATGAAAATATAAAATTAGCCAAAATCATCAACGAATGCTTTGATCTTGCCATCATCACAGCACAAGTTAATGCTGATATCTTTAAAAAAGAACTTGAAATAAAAACCATCATACTCAAAGAAAAAGCAGATCTAGTAAAGGTTTTAGCAAAAGAAACTCAACAGGGCGATTTGATACTTTTTTCCAATGATGCGCCTAGTTTTATGTAA
- a CDS encoding type II toxin-antitoxin system Phd/YefM family antitoxin: protein MLSFKQDEIYTATEVVRNFSPLIEKLKKSESGKMVILKNNKFEAVLLSMKEFERLQNAMQLLENIYKNQKV, encoded by the coding sequence ATGCTTTCTTTTAAACAAGATGAAATCTATACTGCTACGGAAGTTGTGCGAAACTTTAGTCCTTTGATCGAAAAACTAAAAAAAAGCGAATCGGGCAAAATGGTCATCTTAAAAAACAATAAATTTGAAGCCGTTTTGCTCAGTATGAAAGAATTTGAACGCTTGCAAAATGCTATGCAACTCTTAGAAAATATTTACAAAAACCAAAAGGTTTAA
- the cysS gene encoding cysteine--tRNA ligase, with the protein MKLMDSVLKEKIELEQDNINIYLCGPTVYDDAHLGHARSSVCFDLLRRVLLSLGYRVQFARNYTDIDDKILKKMSESGKSLNELVEFYIANYERDMKALNVLEPDFKPRATYYIEPMLDLIHKLSKNGFTYTLEDGVYFDTSKDEDYLSLSHRNTEENVSRLSNEVEKRNESDFVLWKFDENFYDSEFGKGRPGWHTECVAMIDSIFGDTLDIHAGGVDLLFPHHENEAAQCRCACKRTLAKIWLHNGFVKINGEKMSKSLNNSFFLKDALKDFMGEALRFYLLSSHYRAHFNYSLEDLENVKKRLDKFYRLKKRLAVGKSEDFGILNDIEIRSNIAKQILEVLSDDLNISKALALLDEFITNANLELDQQSKNKELKQKIKEALSELAKIFGFGFMDENLYFQWGVAEELKEKIQDQILQRNEAKKNKDFAKADQIREDLLKLGIALQDTPQGTIWEKI; encoded by the coding sequence ATGAAATTAATGGATAGTGTTTTAAAAGAAAAAATCGAACTTGAGCAAGATAATATCAATATTTATTTATGCGGACCTACTGTATATGATGATGCGCATTTGGGCCATGCTAGAAGCAGTGTTTGTTTTGATTTGTTGCGTAGGGTTTTGCTTTCTTTGGGTTATAGGGTGCAATTTGCTAGAAATTATACAGACATAGACGATAAAATTTTAAAAAAAATGAGTGAAAGTGGTAAGAGCTTAAATGAGCTTGTTGAGTTTTATATAGCAAATTATGAAAGAGATATGAAAGCTTTAAATGTCTTAGAGCCTGATTTTAAACCTCGTGCGACATATTATATAGAACCCATGCTAGATCTTATCCATAAGCTTAGTAAAAACGGCTTTACTTATACCTTAGAAGATGGAGTGTATTTTGATACTAGTAAAGATGAGGATTATTTAAGTTTATCTCACCGCAATACAGAAGAAAATGTTTCAAGACTTAGCAATGAAGTTGAAAAAAGAAATGAGAGTGACTTTGTTCTTTGGAAATTTGATGAAAATTTTTATGATAGTGAGTTTGGAAAAGGGCGACCAGGTTGGCATACTGAATGTGTGGCTATGATCGATTCTATTTTTGGTGATACTCTTGATATACATGCGGGTGGGGTGGATTTGTTATTTCCTCATCATGAAAATGAGGCAGCACAATGTCGTTGTGCGTGCAAAAGAACATTAGCAAAAATTTGGCTTCACAATGGTTTTGTAAAAATCAATGGAGAAAAAATGAGCAAAAGCTTAAATAATAGCTTTTTCTTAAAAGATGCGTTGAAAGATTTCATGGGAGAAGCTTTGAGATTTTATCTTTTAAGTTCCCATTATAGAGCCCATTTTAATTATTCTTTAGAAGATTTAGAAAATGTGAAAAAACGCTTGGATAAGTTTTATCGTCTTAAAAAAAGACTTGCTGTGGGAAAGAGCGAGGATTTTGGAATTTTAAATGATATAGAGATTCGTAGCAATATCGCCAAGCAAATCTTAGAAGTCTTAAGCGACGATTTAAATATTTCTAAGGCCTTAGCTCTTTTAGATGAGTTTATAACCAATGCAAATTTAGAGCTTGATCAGCAAAGTAAAAATAAAGAATTAAAACAAAAAATCAAAGAAGCCTTAAGTGAACTAGCTAAAATTTTTGGCTTTGGTTTTATGGATGAAAATTTATATTTTCAATGGGGTGTAGCTGAAGAGTTGAAAGAAAAAATTCAAGATCAAATTTTGCAAAGAAACGAAGCTAAGAAAAATAAAGATTTTGCCAAAGCAGATCAGATCAGAGAAGACTTACTTAAGCTTGGTATCGCCTTGCAAGATACACCACAAGGAACGATTTGGGAGAAAATTTAA